In a genomic window of Niallia taxi:
- a CDS encoding acyl-CoA reductase, translated as MSNHVIVDAFYLPNSIKLKNFQEKPIFVNGVNYLLRYPVIQKQELQEIAAAVKENRRTYLATLPTSEIVAKIDKVIQLWLNPDYALRQLAESLVPAITGYDSDMVRLELKKYMRTFRKRELLRFLDEEFDQPAILDEFRPRKSGGMSRAFGPSTIFHIFSGNVPGVQLWSLVMGLLLKSAAIGKTSLSEPLLPVLFLQALKEVDEALAESMAVIPWKGGTVELEQAAVDWGEAVIVYGSNQTVEAIKKRTPVHKKLLSYGHKISMALIGKEALTADHFAKTLHKVAEDVSIYDQQSCLSPQVIYVEKDGALSPKQFAQGLAGELERYHLKRPRARLTGEEAMAIQNIRNQYHLKSLSSDKVAVYSSKEDTAWTVIYQEEPAFSGTPLNRTVHVYAIDKLEAAADLLKSYETYLQSCGLAVEPARLFSITSLLGAVGVNRFCPIGEMNSAKPGWHHDGGFNLIELVRMVDMERNLEYEMEKYDEDVE; from the coding sequence GTGAGCAATCATGTAATCGTTGATGCCTTTTATCTGCCCAATTCTATTAAACTGAAAAATTTCCAGGAAAAACCTATCTTTGTAAACGGAGTAAATTACCTATTAAGATATCCTGTTATTCAGAAACAGGAGCTTCAGGAAATAGCTGCAGCAGTTAAGGAAAATAGAAGGACTTATTTAGCAACCCTTCCGACAAGTGAAATAGTGGCTAAAATCGATAAAGTAATACAGCTTTGGCTCAATCCTGATTATGCATTAAGACAATTAGCCGAATCCCTTGTTCCTGCAATTACTGGCTATGATAGCGATATGGTACGCCTCGAGCTAAAAAAATATATGCGGACATTCCGCAAGAGAGAGCTCCTTCGTTTTCTTGATGAGGAATTTGATCAGCCTGCAATACTGGATGAATTTCGCCCAAGAAAGTCAGGGGGAATGAGCAGAGCCTTTGGTCCAAGCACGATATTTCATATTTTTTCAGGAAATGTGCCAGGTGTGCAGCTATGGAGTTTAGTGATGGGTCTTTTGCTTAAATCAGCTGCAATTGGAAAAACCTCATTATCAGAGCCGCTTTTACCTGTATTATTTCTGCAGGCACTGAAAGAAGTGGACGAGGCCTTAGCTGAATCTATGGCAGTTATACCGTGGAAGGGTGGAACAGTGGAGCTGGAACAGGCTGCCGTTGATTGGGGTGAGGCTGTTATTGTGTATGGATCTAATCAAACAGTAGAGGCAATCAAAAAAAGAACACCTGTACATAAGAAGCTGCTGTCATATGGACATAAGATAAGTATGGCGTTAATCGGCAAGGAAGCATTAACAGCCGATCATTTCGCTAAAACTCTGCATAAGGTGGCTGAGGATGTGTCCATTTACGACCAGCAAAGCTGCCTTTCGCCTCAAGTAATCTATGTAGAAAAGGATGGGGCGCTAAGCCCGAAGCAATTCGCCCAAGGATTGGCTGGAGAGCTTGAACGGTATCATCTAAAAAGACCTAGAGCAAGATTAACAGGCGAAGAGGCAATGGCCATTCAAAACATTCGCAATCAATATCATCTGAAAAGCTTAAGTTCGGATAAAGTAGCGGTCTACAGTAGTAAAGAGGATACAGCTTGGACAGTTATTTATCAGGAAGAACCAGCCTTTAGCGGAACCCCTTTAAATCGTACTGTTCATGTATATGCAATCGACAAACTGGAAGCGGCAGCGGATCTTCTTAAATCTTATGAGACATACCTTCAGTCGTGCGGTTTGGCTGTTGAACCGGCCAGATTGTTTTCTATTACAAGTCTGTTAGGTGCTGTTGGTGTTAATCGGTTTTGCCCGATTGGTGAAATGAATTCAGCAAAACCAGGCTGGCATCATGACGGTGGTTTTAATCTTATCGAGCTTGTTCGGATGGTTGATATGGAAAGAAACCTTGAATATGAGATGGAAAAATACGACGAGGATGTCGAGTAA
- a CDS encoding LuxE/PaaK family acyltransferase, with product MKERAMAITNDILLFIDKYKEGFQELEEYEQDFNTLSLQLFNYQFQHNLPYKKYCQTKKRTPLTVKHWLHIPPMPIQGYKELTLSCEPADETEAVFMTSGTTNPEQKGRNYHPTLRVWDASMKYPFKQFVMPDKEKLTMLVLSPAEDLNKNSSLSRYLSNAVANFGTEDSKLLFKENGLDMEELIKELQKCEQKQEPVLLIGATFAYVHILDYLQEENLHFQLAEGSRIFDTGGFKGQSREVEMEELYQHFQAFFHVSRSKCINMYGMTELSSQLYDKTILSSCNGEVIHDKAGPAWVRTVILDPETLKPVEKGTKGVIAHVDLANWNSCIAILTQDEGVQTDEGFQLLGRIKGSEARGCSIAVDQLMQAAEGGASFS from the coding sequence ATGAAAGAGAGAGCCATGGCAATAACAAATGATATTCTCTTATTTATAGATAAATATAAAGAGGGCTTTCAAGAACTGGAAGAATATGAACAAGATTTTAATACGCTGTCACTGCAGCTATTTAACTATCAATTTCAGCATAACTTGCCATATAAAAAATACTGTCAGACAAAGAAAAGGACACCGCTTACTGTTAAGCATTGGTTACATATTCCACCAATGCCGATTCAAGGCTATAAGGAGCTGACATTATCCTGTGAACCGGCAGATGAGACAGAAGCAGTATTTATGACAAGTGGAACAACAAATCCTGAACAAAAGGGCCGAAATTATCACCCGACATTACGCGTTTGGGATGCTTCTATGAAATATCCATTTAAACAATTTGTTATGCCAGATAAAGAGAAGCTGACAATGTTAGTACTTTCACCTGCAGAGGATTTGAATAAAAACTCTTCACTTTCTAGGTATTTATCAAATGCTGTAGCCAACTTCGGTACAGAGGACAGCAAGTTATTATTTAAAGAAAACGGGTTAGACATGGAAGAATTGATAAAGGAATTGCAGAAATGTGAGCAAAAGCAAGAACCGGTTTTATTGATTGGCGCAACATTTGCATATGTACATATTCTTGATTATTTACAAGAAGAAAATCTGCACTTTCAGCTCGCAGAAGGAAGCAGGATATTTGATACAGGCGGGTTTAAGGGACAGTCCCGTGAAGTAGAAATGGAGGAGCTGTATCAGCATTTTCAAGCATTTTTCCACGTCAGCAGATCAAAATGCATCAATATGTATGGCATGACAGAACTAAGCTCCCAACTTTATGACAAGACAATACTGTCAAGCTGCAATGGTGAAGTAATACATGATAAAGCAGGCCCTGCCTGGGTGAGAACGGTCATACTTGATCCAGAAACCTTAAAGCCTGTCGAGAAAGGAACAAAAGGTGTGATTGCACATGTCGATTTAGCGAACTGGAATTCATGTATAGCAATTTTGACACAGGATGAGGGTGTACAAACAGACGAAGGGTTTCAGCTGCTTGGCAGGATAAAAGGCTCTGAAGCAAGAGGCTGCTCGATTGCTGTTGACCAGTTAATGCAGGCAGCCGAGGGTGGTGCATCATTCTCGTGA
- the thiW gene encoding energy coupling factor transporter S component ThiW, translating to MDKTRKLTLTAMMVAIGTMTSNLFFIPIGFTKVFPIQHFLNVLSAVMLGPYYAVLQAFSVSLLRNMLGTGSLFAFPGSMVGALLASFLYLKTRKLYMAFLGEVVGTGVLGAMLAYPIAALLLGQKATLFGFIPLFIFSSIAGALLGFIILSVFVKKQSIVLTNAGWLKK from the coding sequence ATGGACAAAACAAGGAAGCTCACATTAACAGCGATGATGGTTGCGATTGGAACAATGACAAGCAATCTGTTTTTTATTCCGATAGGGTTTACAAAGGTCTTTCCTATCCAGCATTTTCTTAATGTACTTTCAGCAGTAATGCTAGGACCTTATTATGCAGTGCTCCAAGCATTTAGCGTCTCCCTGTTAAGAAATATGTTGGGAACAGGTTCTCTGTTTGCATTCCCAGGAAGCATGGTTGGTGCATTGTTAGCATCCTTCCTGTATTTAAAGACAAGGAAGCTGTATATGGCATTTCTTGGGGAGGTTGTTGGTACAGGTGTACTTGGCGCAATGCTGGCATATCCGATAGCTGCCTTGCTGCTTGGGCAAAAAGCGACACTTTTTGGATTCATCCCGCTGTTTATCTTCAGCTCGATTGCCGGTGCATTGCTAGGCTTCATTATTTTAAGTGTATTTGTAAAAAAACAATCAATTGTGCTAACAAATGCAGGTTGGCTTAAGAAATAA
- a CDS encoding 3-oxoacyl-ACP reductase: MNLQEKVVLVTGASRGIGAAIAKKFAAEGAFVIINYLKNKTLADSVVKEIEANGGQAAAIQADVQVEEQVANMITQIGDLFGTIDVVVNNALSHYTFNPKTRKTAWNISWEDYNSQWEGNVHGAYNVCKAVMPYMKEQTNGRIINIVTNLIELPVIPYHDYTTSKMALLGFTRNLAKELGVFGITVNAIAPGLTYPTDSSSETQESVRESIIHMTPMGRLAKPEDIAGSALFLASDLAAFITGQCIYVDGGLVMK, encoded by the coding sequence ATGAATCTTCAGGAAAAAGTCGTGCTGGTTACTGGTGCAAGCAGAGGCATTGGCGCTGCAATTGCAAAGAAGTTTGCTGCAGAAGGTGCCTTTGTTATTATTAACTATTTAAAAAACAAGACTCTCGCTGATTCGGTGGTAAAGGAAATTGAGGCAAACGGCGGACAGGCAGCAGCCATACAAGCAGATGTTCAAGTAGAGGAACAAGTTGCCAATATGATTACTCAAATTGGTGATTTGTTTGGCACAATTGATGTTGTCGTCAATAATGCACTAAGCCACTACACCTTTAATCCAAAAACACGGAAAACAGCGTGGAATATCAGCTGGGAGGATTACAACAGCCAGTGGGAGGGTAATGTACACGGAGCCTATAATGTCTGCAAGGCAGTAATGCCTTATATGAAAGAGCAAACGAACGGGAGAATCATTAATATTGTTACAAATTTAATAGAACTTCCCGTTATTCCATATCATGACTATACAACCTCAAAAATGGCGCTGTTAGGCTTCACCAGAAACTTGGCTAAGGAGCTAGGGGTTTTCGGAATAACAGTCAATGCCATTGCGCCTGGCCTGACATACCCGACAGACTCTAGTTCTGAAACGCAGGAATCTGTCAGAGAATCGATCATTCACATGACACCAATGGGCCGTTTGGCGAAACCAGAGGATATCGCAGGCAGTGCTCTATTTTTAGCATCCGACCTCGCTGCATTTATTACAGGACAATGCATATATGTGGATGGCGGGTTAGTGATGAAATGA
- a CDS encoding uroporphyrinogen-III synthase — MGKGLEGKRVAIGASRKTEEMSKLIENQGGIPLVRSLQGTVFLAEKEVEPELIKFVEEGADWVIFTTGIGTETLVNIADKLGVKETYLQQIAKANVAIRGYKTKNFLKKINIEPAVLDEDGSTRGLIRALEDVDFTGKKVLVQLHGETAPKLIEFLEGKGASVQTILPYQHIAPEWDAVQTLFDEIIEKKVDAVCFTSAIQARSLFTFAKDKGITKEILAAFQSNTLAVAVGKVTAEALSEEGIERIVVPELERMGAMIIELSRYFEKSRV, encoded by the coding sequence ATGGGTAAAGGCTTAGAAGGAAAACGCGTAGCAATTGGAGCTTCTCGTAAAACAGAGGAAATGAGCAAATTGATAGAGAATCAGGGAGGCATTCCTCTTGTTCGTTCCCTGCAAGGAACGGTGTTTTTGGCAGAGAAGGAGGTTGAGCCTGAACTAATTAAGTTTGTAGAGGAAGGTGCGGACTGGGTAATCTTTACGACAGGAATCGGAACAGAAACGTTAGTGAATATCGCTGATAAACTTGGAGTGAAGGAAACCTACCTGCAGCAAATCGCCAAGGCGAATGTGGCAATAAGAGGATATAAAACGAAAAACTTCCTCAAAAAAATAAACATTGAGCCTGCTGTATTGGATGAGGATGGATCAACTAGAGGACTGATACGCGCTCTTGAAGATGTTGATTTTACAGGGAAAAAAGTGCTTGTTCAGCTTCATGGAGAAACTGCTCCTAAGCTGATTGAGTTTTTAGAGGGCAAAGGAGCAAGTGTTCAAACTATCCTGCCATATCAGCATATTGCTCCAGAATGGGACGCTGTTCAAACACTATTTGACGAAATCATAGAAAAGAAAGTGGATGCGGTTTGCTTTACTAGCGCCATTCAAGCAAGATCGTTATTTACGTTTGCTAAAGACAAGGGTATAACGAAAGAAATATTGGCTGCATTTCAAAGCAATACACTAGCTGTTGCAGTCGGGAAAGTGACGGCAGAGGCTTTATCAGAGGAAGGGATTGAGCGAATTGTTGTGCCAGAGCTTGAGCGTATGGGGGCAATGATTATTGAGCTTTCTCGTTACTTTGAAAAAAGTAGAGTATAA
- a CDS encoding YfmQ family protein, with amino-acid sequence MTWISIIALVLFCIVKVLMTCLPTGAVEWLLGKYKLHMKLSNDHTDILYNGRKIEGDTKADILNHFNQAIVREKYSLYPGSEDSYLHPENADYSLTIHTKAGKKEWKLLLSSYKDRIDVVKQYKNKIVVYSTYPFELDLDKMNKA; translated from the coding sequence ATGACTTGGATTTCCATCATAGCATTAGTTCTATTTTGTATCGTGAAGGTTTTAATGACATGCTTGCCGACAGGCGCCGTTGAGTGGCTGCTTGGAAAGTATAAATTGCATATGAAGCTTTCTAATGATCATACAGATATCCTATACAATGGCAGAAAAATTGAAGGTGATACGAAAGCCGATATTTTAAACCATTTTAATCAAGCGATTGTCAGAGAAAAATACAGTCTGTATCCAGGCAGTGAAGATAGCTATCTACATCCGGAAAATGCCGATTACTCTCTAACTATTCATACGAAGGCAGGCAAAAAAGAGTGGAAGCTGCTGTTGTCTAGTTATAAGGACAGAATTGATGTAGTAAAACAATATAAGAACAAAATTGTCGTATATAGCACATACCCATTTGAGCTTGATCTCGACAAAATGAATAAAGCTTAA
- a CDS encoding alpha-L-arabinofuranosidase C-terminal domain-containing protein, translating into MNRNSNSLQELIIAQYPFNDPNNIGKDVSDNGNQATAEGTVPPVIEAIGGRSSVTLSGGKSGTSYLRLPAGVFADIDDNTGITVSTWLYLGKGSNVWERIFDFGKGETGPYLFLTRNFRGNCFSGSDLIADAGRTYSAGEWLHVAMSVSGTEGGRLSSAGPVIYVNGEVVADGSISQTSSGTYAKLRSWFDTFSYPDNYSNNFIGKSQFEADADFNGSVSDFRIYKAGLTQDEVIEVMCESLTDAEIVQLAKDKYLAFPITVVSKNVALTKFLMGGNVSVTWKSSDSAALTSEGVVGKIDKPIGVTLTAILRKGHDTAEKEFPLTVLPEGVPSHLLTIDGNDEVLDISKTMYGLFYEDINNAADGGIYAELVQNRSFESFEFDTYSHHSGACGCSTGRNRQPLHAWFGDTNSVTVNNTGGLNEFFGITDKEVNSHYITVPHGSTLINKGFTDSNNQCAMFIKEGDDYHFTIWAKATEAGRITAQLQDKHGNPISSSVTIEVNGMNTWEKYGGNTKIVLTGSETVLGQLVLSFDGEISIDMVSLIPKDVWGAGEEVRSATAHTNYQGNPNYRLRKDLVNALVDLHPTFLRFPGGCISEGSYIWDNVYEWKDSVGAVELRKENFNVWGYMMTMGLGYMEYFQLAEDLHAIPLPVMACGVLCQARSDYVHPAGGELRDYYVKSFTDLIDFAISTDFQENEWAVLRKQMGHEAPFELPYLGVGNENWGTEFFANFEYFKAAIDEYMKTNYPNHHLQIISTVGAQADDDAYQEGWKFLSGNLTEAATVTFTDGQNETEENITWYEKQPHYMDTIADEHYYRSNEYLLNNADRYNYYYRAYQQDGSINETDISKVFVGEFASTDKNTLAGAIAEAAVMTGFERNSDVVRLVAYAPLFNKVLTDGTYRWTPDLIWFDDETVWYTPNYYVQQLFGKYLGTKLLGTSFSSYQNGSLTELAPKGGIEIAAGSAEVEVKSVKVISNISGEILFEQDFRKDLLPDWENIPGSAGYSIDEERGLVLQPQNGGLNGLYIKNEAWTNYKVEVVAAKISGNDGIYVGVGLTDISPETKDVIEYAIGYNGNATGVKVHKQGIEGYMLGDYSSSTAAGNLRASCYEELEDNKLYTITVNYGGSKGERLICSYTDGSFTSKELDYKLEAYNRDIFHSVTKDDNHVYVKLVNADPFVKETKLEIKDLQVDTAGKMITVTGEESLVHTPNVNKKNAEQIVPVETQISLKENGAVVKLAANSVNVLVLTRKLS; encoded by the coding sequence ATGAATCGAAACAGCAATTCACTGCAAGAACTAATCATTGCTCAATATCCATTTAATGATCCGAATAATATAGGAAAAGATGTTTCCGATAATGGCAATCAAGCTACTGCTGAAGGAACTGTACCACCAGTAATAGAAGCAATTGGCGGAAGGTCTTCTGTTACATTGTCAGGTGGAAAATCTGGCACATCTTATTTAAGGTTACCTGCAGGGGTTTTTGCGGATATTGATGATAACACAGGGATAACTGTCAGCACATGGCTTTATTTAGGAAAAGGCTCAAATGTATGGGAGCGGATTTTTGATTTTGGAAAAGGAGAAACAGGACCGTACCTGTTTTTGACTCGGAATTTCAGAGGCAATTGTTTTTCCGGCTCAGACCTTATCGCAGATGCAGGCAGAACTTACTCTGCAGGTGAATGGCTTCATGTGGCGATGAGTGTCAGCGGCACAGAAGGCGGAAGGCTAAGCAGTGCAGGCCCTGTTATTTACGTGAACGGTGAAGTTGTTGCAGACGGATCAATCAGCCAAACGTCAAGTGGCACATATGCTAAGCTGCGCAGTTGGTTCGATACCTTTTCTTATCCGGACAACTACAGCAATAATTTTATCGGTAAGTCACAATTTGAAGCAGATGCTGACTTTAACGGCTCTGTCTCTGATTTCCGCATTTATAAGGCTGGACTGACACAGGATGAAGTAATTGAGGTAATGTGTGAGTCTCTTACAGATGCAGAAATTGTTCAGCTTGCTAAAGATAAGTATTTAGCCTTTCCAATAACGGTTGTTTCAAAAAATGTTGCCCTTACTAAATTTTTAATGGGTGGAAACGTGTCTGTCACATGGAAATCCAGTGATTCAGCAGCACTAACAAGTGAAGGTGTAGTTGGAAAAATTGATAAGCCGATTGGAGTTACCTTGACAGCTATCTTAAGAAAAGGACATGACACTGCAGAAAAAGAGTTTCCGCTGACTGTCCTGCCTGAGGGAGTTCCATCTCATTTATTAACGATTGATGGCAATGACGAGGTTTTAGATATAAGCAAAACAATGTACGGACTTTTCTATGAAGATATTAATAACGCTGCAGATGGCGGGATTTATGCAGAGCTAGTTCAAAACCGCTCCTTTGAATCCTTCGAATTCGATACATATTCACACCATTCTGGAGCTTGCGGGTGCTCAACAGGAAGAAACCGACAGCCGCTACATGCTTGGTTTGGCGATACTAATTCTGTAACAGTCAACAATACAGGAGGCTTGAATGAGTTTTTTGGAATCACAGATAAAGAGGTGAATTCTCATTATATTACAGTCCCACATGGCAGCACTCTTATTAATAAAGGCTTCACCGATTCAAACAATCAGTGTGCGATGTTTATTAAAGAAGGAGACGATTACCATTTCACGATATGGGCGAAAGCGACGGAAGCTGGAAGGATTACAGCACAGCTTCAGGATAAGCATGGGAACCCAATTAGCAGCAGTGTAACTATTGAGGTTAATGGAATGAATACGTGGGAGAAATATGGCGGAAATACAAAGATTGTCCTTACTGGTTCTGAAACGGTATTAGGTCAGCTTGTCTTATCCTTTGATGGTGAAATTTCCATCGATATGGTCTCCTTGATACCAAAGGATGTTTGGGGAGCTGGTGAGGAAGTAAGATCAGCTACGGCCCACACTAATTATCAAGGAAATCCAAACTATCGCTTACGTAAGGACTTGGTGAATGCACTTGTCGACTTGCATCCAACCTTCTTGCGCTTTCCTGGAGGCTGTATTTCAGAGGGCTCCTACATTTGGGACAATGTGTATGAATGGAAGGATTCTGTTGGAGCTGTGGAGCTGCGCAAGGAAAACTTTAATGTATGGGGCTATATGATGACAATGGGGTTAGGCTATATGGAATACTTCCAGCTGGCAGAAGATTTACATGCCATTCCATTGCCTGTTATGGCGTGTGGTGTGCTTTGTCAGGCCCGATCTGATTATGTCCATCCTGCTGGTGGAGAGCTGAGAGATTATTATGTTAAGAGCTTTACAGATTTAATTGATTTTGCGATCAGCACAGATTTTCAAGAGAACGAATGGGCTGTATTACGCAAGCAAATGGGCCATGAAGCACCATTCGAGCTCCCATATTTAGGGGTAGGAAATGAAAACTGGGGTACAGAGTTCTTTGCTAACTTTGAATATTTTAAAGCTGCCATTGATGAATATATGAAAACTAATTATCCAAACCATCACTTGCAAATCATTTCAACAGTTGGTGCTCAAGCAGACGATGATGCGTACCAGGAAGGCTGGAAATTCCTAAGCGGCAACCTGACAGAAGCAGCAACAGTTACCTTCACAGATGGACAGAACGAAACAGAAGAAAATATTACATGGTATGAAAAGCAGCCACATTACATGGATACAATTGCCGATGAGCATTATTATCGTTCTAATGAGTATTTGTTAAACAATGCAGACAGATATAATTATTACTACAGAGCATATCAACAAGACGGAAGTATCAACGAAACTGATATTTCTAAAGTGTTTGTTGGCGAATTTGCCTCAACAGATAAAAATACACTTGCCGGTGCAATTGCAGAAGCTGCCGTAATGACCGGATTTGAAAGGAATTCAGATGTCGTTCGTTTAGTTGCATATGCACCACTTTTCAATAAAGTACTCACAGACGGAACGTACCGATGGACACCTGATTTAATTTGGTTTGACGATGAAACAGTTTGGTACACACCAAACTACTATGTGCAGCAGCTGTTTGGCAAATATCTTGGAACAAAGCTTTTAGGAACTTCCTTTTCTTCTTATCAAAATGGGAGCTTAACTGAGCTTGCACCAAAGGGCGGTATTGAAATAGCTGCAGGAAGTGCAGAAGTCGAAGTGAAATCAGTCAAGGTTATAAGTAATATAAGTGGTGAAATATTGTTTGAACAGGATTTCAGAAAAGACTTGCTTCCTGACTGGGAAAACATTCCTGGCTCAGCAGGATACTCAATTGATGAAGAAAGAGGCCTAGTATTACAGCCGCAAAACGGCGGACTAAACGGCTTATATATAAAAAATGAAGCTTGGACTAATTATAAAGTAGAAGTCGTTGCCGCAAAGATTTCCGGTAATGACGGTATCTATGTTGGTGTCGGCTTGACTGATATTTCACCAGAAACAAAGGACGTTATAGAATATGCTATCGGCTATAATGGTAACGCAACAGGAGTAAAGGTTCATAAGCAAGGAATAGAAGGCTATATGCTTGGCGACTATTCATCAAGCACCGCAGCAGGCAATTTACGTGCAAGCTGCTACGAGGAGCTTGAGGATAATAAGCTCTATACGATCACAGTCAATTATGGCGGCAGTAAAGGAGAACGTCTAATCTGTTCCTACACAGATGGAAGCTTCACAAGTAAAGAACTTGATTATAAATTGGAAGCCTATAACCGAGACATTTTCCACTCTGTTACGAAAGACGATAATCATGTATACGTTAAGCTAGTTAATGCTGATCCATTTGTAAAAGAGACGAAGCTTGAAATAAAAGACCTTCAAGTTGATACAGCAGGCAAAATGATTACTGTTACAGGAGAAGAATCGCTTGTGCATACTCCAAACGTAAATAAAAAGAATGCCGAGCAAATTGTTCCAGTCGAAACACAAATCAGTCTGAAGGAAAATGGAGCGGTTGTTAAATTAGCAGCTAATTCTGTTAATGTGCTTGTATTGACAAGGAAATTAAGCTAA
- a CDS encoding solute carrier family 23 protein: MTEITPKTDEQQITVGLEEKLPPLKNFLYGLQHVFVSNVWLDPIFVAAMIGLPFALSANLVNSIFIAAGLVTLLQAARFVKLPIVQGPSAAFDSIMIAAGKANGLAAASGAILVSAIIVFILSITGLLGRLKVLFTPVISGTVIFLVGISLSGFTLSEFLGGAPGDEGFASPAILMMSIPTACIVLLLSIFGKGYLKSFSFLIALVVGDIIAIFLGKADYSMIAEKPWFGLPTFLPYGGLEFEWTTFITFFVAYIVAVIEAMGVYQASSTILKTEIDAKRIRNGFAGESAGSMLSSLIGGFPTTAYAQNVGLLRLTGVGSRYPVMIAGVIFLILGFVPKAGALLALTPSPVVGGIFLPAAATLIFTGISLLAKVEQNDCNYMIIGLSILLAISLPSFATGLTGAAGTFLSNTILIGAFSSIILQLLFVNIPNWFRKGTGK, encoded by the coding sequence ATGACAGAAATAACACCAAAAACAGATGAGCAACAAATAACAGTGGGGCTTGAAGAAAAGCTCCCACCATTAAAAAACTTTCTATACGGATTGCAGCATGTCTTTGTTTCCAATGTTTGGCTTGATCCTATCTTTGTAGCAGCGATGATTGGTCTGCCTTTTGCCTTATCTGCAAATCTAGTAAACTCGATTTTTATTGCAGCAGGGCTTGTCACATTGCTGCAAGCAGCCAGATTTGTGAAGCTGCCAATCGTTCAAGGTCCGTCAGCGGCGTTTGACTCCATCATGATAGCTGCCGGAAAAGCAAATGGGCTTGCTGCAGCGAGCGGAGCAATTCTTGTGAGTGCGATAATCGTATTTATCCTCTCAATCACTGGGTTGCTTGGCAGATTAAAGGTGCTGTTTACTCCAGTGATATCGGGAACTGTTATCTTCTTAGTCGGGATTTCATTGTCTGGCTTTACACTATCAGAATTCCTTGGTGGAGCACCAGGTGACGAAGGTTTTGCCAGTCCAGCGATATTAATGATGTCGATTCCGACGGCATGTATCGTTCTCCTTCTATCGATATTTGGAAAAGGGTATTTGAAATCATTTTCTTTTCTTATTGCATTAGTTGTTGGTGATATTATCGCAATTTTCCTCGGAAAAGCAGATTATTCGATGATAGCAGAAAAGCCGTGGTTCGGTCTTCCGACATTCTTGCCGTATGGAGGACTGGAGTTTGAATGGACGACATTTATAACATTTTTTGTTGCTTATATTGTGGCAGTGATTGAAGCAATGGGTGTTTATCAAGCATCGTCCACAATATTAAAAACAGAAATAGATGCAAAGCGGATAAGAAATGGCTTTGCTGGTGAATCGGCTGGTTCCATGCTTTCCTCACTGATTGGCGGCTTTCCGACGACTGCATATGCTCAAAACGTTGGCCTCCTTCGTTTAACAGGTGTTGGTTCAAGATATCCAGTGATGATTGCAGGAGTTATTTTTCTTATCCTCGGATTTGTGCCAAAAGCAGGAGCGTTGCTTGCTTTAACACCAAGTCCAGTAGTTGGCGGGATTTTTCTGCCTGCTGCTGCAACATTAATATTTACCGGAATCTCGCTATTAGCAAAGGTAGAACAAAATGATTGTAACTATATGATTATAGGATTATCTATACTGCTGGCAATTTCATTGCCGAGCTTTGCAACAGGACTAACTGGTGCTGCTGGAACGTTCCTTTCTAATACAATTTTAATTGGAGCATTCAGTTCGATTATTCTGCAGCTATTGTTTGTTAATATCCCAAATTGGTTTAGAAAGGGGACAGGAAAATGA